A stretch of DNA from Thunnus thynnus chromosome 16, fThuThy2.1, whole genome shotgun sequence:
TGAGGGAAGAGAGGGGGGTGAGACGCTGGGCTAAAGTTCTGCATGTGCACagcctctccaaaacaaacatggagcaaacacaataaaagacaGCAAACTTTTGACCCACCGTAAATCTTTGCTAGATTAAAATGTgatcaaaatattaataaaaaagtgTGAGAATATGTTGCTAATGTATGTactgctctttttttctgctgttactTTAAAAACAAGGCTCTAAACTTGACACACTtatagagatacacacacacacacacacacacaaacaaaacatcctcTAGTTTGATGGCTGTAGCGATACATGTTATTTGTAGGAAGGCGCTACTATAATGCCAGTGGAAACTAGAGGAATAAGGTCATTATTAATTACAATAATGAGCTGTATGGGTTGTATGCGTAAGACCAATTTAAACTACTGACATAATGAGCCTGAAGTTTCAGTTGACCATTTACACTCAGCAGGCACCAGTCCACACTACACTGTTAACATTTACATGAGCATTCAGCTCCTAGACAGTAATTCAAGTGGAAAAACTGGAGCCAAAAATATTGCAATTggctcatttcatttcatttcctcctgtttaaaaacataattaggTGTGAAATTTGTCactatttcattattattgctATGTTATGAAGGTAAAGTACCAAGcagtgtttgtaatgtttttctCATATGCTATCAGTGTTATATTATAGAGACTGTTTGATTTGTGAAATAGTGGAACCTCCTGGCTTTTCAGTGCAATTTATGTTGCTGACTCAGCTTGTGTGTCCTATTCAGAAGCTGTTGTTGTAACGGGAAAGAGATTTGTTTGCCTGTTGGCGGTCACATGTGGTTTCTATTGGTGGTATCTATTAGTCAAATTTGTCAACTGTTACGGTAATATTTATAACACAGCTACACTGCCATCAAACTAGAGGCCAAACGTGCCTGTCTTGAGTTTGTAACATCAGGAAGGTACGTCTTTCCCCCTCACCAGTTGTAGATGTTCCCGATGAAACTGGTCTCCTATTAGCTGGAGTTTCTGGCCAATGCAGGCCTCCATGCTGCGTGCCACAGGGTGCTGCCGGGGTCGCTGCTCCATCCCGTTTCGCTCCTCTTCGCTCCCTTGTGGCCTCGCTTCCTGATCCCCAACGAGCTCAAAGTGTGCCGGGAAGTGCAATCGAAAACCTGCGTAGCCTGTTGAGTGTCAAGGCCGGTGCTtgttattaatatgaaaatgtatgtacagcAATGACACCTAACAGGGTGTTCTTTACTGTCTATGCTGATGATGCAACAGGTACAAAGAGCAGCCAAGAACCAAATCAGATTGCTTAGTTTAAATCACTACTTTCGCAGCTGTTGCGTTTTCATTTCAATCAAACACTGTGAGTCAGTTAACAGTTTCAAAGGtcaatcaaaaacaacaaacagacataaCATTGATTTGAGGTCAGTTATTGTAGTTGTTATGGAGCTACTCTGCAATGATTGCTTGGCGCCATTGTAACTTTGCTGTCACTGGTTATCAGTTCTCTGTACAGTTGCTGCATATGCAGGTGAGCACTTCTGTCACGTCCTTTCAGTCACAATGCCAGTCTGGCGCCTTTTGAATAGCAAAGCAGCTGGGTACACTCCATACAGGCCATAAAAGCTGCTGTGATCACGACTATCAGGCGCCACGGGTGAGATCAGTGCTGCAACATTGTTACCCATTTCTCACAGTAAGTCTGATATTACAGTCTTTTGCTTGCTGGTTTTATAGCACTGGCTATCATGCACATGGCACTGTTCCTGTTTCTCttttgaaatactgtatgtcatcaGCCTCACCGTAGAAGAGTGGTCTGGGCTCCTCTGCAACTCCACAGGGCAGCATGCCGTTGGTCGGTGCCAGGACAGGGCCAGGTGTCTGTGTGCCCCGGTCTTCACACTTTATCTCCCTGAATGTGGTGCGCCAGGGGTCTGGCTCAAACACATCATCCTCCTCATCGTCCATGCGGGGGCACTATAAGATGAGCAGCcttaaaagtaaaatgacagagaaagaaagggtATTACAACAGCTCAATATAGGAGATTTATCTTCCAGTGAGTACATAAATCAAAGACATCCCAAGTTTCCTTCACTGCAGCTAATGATGGTAACCTTGGACAAGCCTGCATTAGGCCTGATGAGATGATCTCAGACATATTCATTATACATTCCTTCTTCCAAAGCATTCATTATCATTATAGACAACCTGTCTAGTTTATAATGAGTGCCCTCAAATCAATAAAACCACATTGGACAAGTTGGGGAAGAGAAAATGAGCAAACGGTCTGCCTTTATTTGTGGCAAAGAGCTCAGTGCTTATTTAGACAAATGGCTCTGTTCATCTCAGTGACTAAACCACACAATTCACTGCGGTTAAGAGACTTGGTTGAGTTACATTTACATAACTGGGAGTTTGGCTGACAAGTTTAAATGAGAGGTAGATTCTCCTTGTTTGTGCTGAGCAGCCCTGTTGACAGGAGCCTGGCTTCTAAATTAATGTAAACATGATAACCAGCATACATCACCAATATCTGGTACATTTACAGCAAACAGTTGTAAGAATTAGttcacataaaaataactgacaTTTACACcatatgtaaacatatttttaaaaaaagcatgatCACAAATCATTAAAGTAACTTTGCTGCAGTGTGGCAAGATTCTTAAGGAGCACTTGGGAATCTCACCAGTGTCAATGATGCACTGCACTCAACCCTGAATCATTGAGTAGGTCAAAGAGTTATCAAAATATGGATGAAATTCAAGTTGCCTCACCAGCTCACCCCCAAGTCACCATCGAGTTGTAATACAGGGTTAGGCTACCACCACACTTCCAAATTAGGGTCCAAAGAAGAAGGGTAATGACAGTCTTTGAGGAAAATCCGAAGCCACTCTCCATACCCTGGTCTGTCAGCTTGCCAGCTCCCCGAGAGGgagttttcatttcttcaccCCACATAAGCAGATTGGCCTGTCTCTAACATGCCCAGACCTCACGATATACTGTGTGCCTTCACAATAAACCCTGTGTGTAAAACCACTTAATGCTTTGTTTTGACAAACATAGAGTAAGAACATGGAAGgctaaggaaaaaaaaaaaaacctaagcTTAACTTCCAGATATCCTGGGCTGCTTTCTGCACAGCTCTACTGACCAGGCAATGAGCTGTTTGTGTCAGACAGTGGCTCCCCCTGCTGCAAACAAAATAACTCTAACAAAAGGGAAGGTGGTGGTAGTGGTTATGCAGCTCTTACTGACACACTTTTTATCCAACGACATCAAGAGCCTCACATCACACTATTTCAATTTAATGTAGCATTATACAGAAGCAACGAAGCTATAAGTGACACATGATGTACTCGAGCTAAAAGCACAGTCAGAGTCTAGCTACAATATCCAGAAATTAATCATCAACAGGCTAAAAAATaactataataaaaatatgttgcAATCATTATTTCATGAATGATTGATAATGGCTCGAATAAGCGCGTGCaaagaaagtaaagaaatgAGCACATCCTGAAAAGAAACGTCTACACATGTCTAAAATGTGTAATTATACGTTTACACACATAAATCGTTTTAATATATGAAGAAATCAGTTGTCAATAAAGGTCTGAAACACGAGACTTGCGGCAAAAACAGCCCTGCAGTTTGAAGTCCATTCACCGCCTGAGCTGTGTAAACCGGGAAAGCCGGTGTAATTCAAATCTCTGTTGTATGAATGACAGGCTGTGTTaattaaatatcatttttaGTTAGACGACTTTGAAGTTTCAGTAAAGTCAGCTAACAAATGTACACGACAGATGTCGAAACTAATTTGTTGCAGCtgtttcaacaacaacaacgacacgTTGTTTTGTTGCTTCCAAAGGACGCGGatgtttcttaaagttaaaGCCGACTACTAACACTCGCTGGTGAGCGTTGAAAAGAGCATTTTAATAGTGTTTCCTCAAGTAACTTACCACAAAGATGGGCTTCGTTGTTACGGCAGTCTTAAACtttgtagaaaaaaagaaaggacacTGAGTTCAATATCCTGCCAAGTCAAGCAAGTTTAGTCCGTATCACCTCCACGACAACTTCCATTCTGTGAGGAAAACTGCAACAAGGCGATTTCATTTCGCCGACGTCAGCTCCAAACTGACTCCGCCGCCGGGGCGTGGCGTTTAGGTTGGTAAATAAACCAACCCTTAAAGACGCGTGTATTTCTGTCGGACAACTCTACTGCATCCGAGCGGACCTAGAGCGCGCCCCTTTAAGATGCAGTTACATTCCGTTGCTGTAACCAATCGTCGCGTTTGTTTTTATCCCGCCTTCTCCATCGCGTATTCAGACACGTGGACGGGAAATTCCCCATAGCACGAGACCGCTTTCACACTTACTGCCGCGCTCATCTGATCACAGACTCACAGCCACAGAAAGTGTACACTGTTGTCACCAGGCAGCTTTACTGCGACTTTGCTGAGTATTTGAAGAGAAAAAGGAATTAGCAATAAGCGGCTACATAGCACTGTGTTATATATTAATATCGctcagtatttatatttgtagtACTTTACCTCATATCCCTGTATTACTTACATATTGTACAATAATACAATGTATTGCTGTTGCATGCTGGCACTGTCATTGTGCAATTTATAATCAATATGTGTTAGAATATGGTCCTGGTCTTTTATTTAGTGTCTATTCAATTGATTGTCTATCTATTGTAATCAGAGTGTTCCATCTTGAGGTcaatactatactatactatactatactatactatactatactatactatactatactatactatactattcTAACAAACAGTAGATTTTCccatttcaacattttcatttcaacaagtatatttcatcatcattttcacatCTAACTGccagatgtgtgtttttgaatacCCAAGTATgttctgaacaacaacaacgtATTCACTGAGAAATCATGTGAATTTTTATCTAATACAAATGGCCTACATTCACTGGAAGTGGTCTAGATCTTGATCTATCAACTGTAATGAGGCACCTGTAGCAGTAAacatactgtttgtgtgtgtgtgtgtgtgtgtgtgtgcattgtttgtacacacacacatcgctTTGACACCATAAATTAGGTCTTAAAACAGTCATCATGGGAGGATTTATGTCAGCTCATGACAAAAACGCAAGTAATTGATTTACTAATTAGTTCTTAATGATTATGATGACTGATTTATCAGTCCAGTTAGAAGCTACCCAGCACCTCCAGAGGATTTAAGAATGTGTGAGTGCTTCTTGGAGATTGcccaatgaaataaaacaccagCAATATTTCTCAGTTCACTTCTATGTTATTT
This window harbors:
- the LOC137199393 gene encoding bcl-2-modifying factor-like isoform X2; amino-acid sequence: MDDEEDDVFEPDPWRTTFREIKCEDRGTQTPGPVLAPTNGMLPCGVAEEPRPLFYGYAGFRLHFPAHFELVGDQEARPQGSEEERNGMEQRPRQHPVARSMEACIGQKLQLIGDQFHREHLQLCAVEASGLKDAWPQTSTQHCGQGDTVH
- the LOC137199393 gene encoding bcl-2-modifying factor-like isoform X1, coding for MDDEEDDVFEPDPWRTTFREIKCEDRGTQTPGPVLAPTNGMLPCGVAEEPRPLFYGYAGFRLHFPAHFELVGDQEARPQGSEEERNGMEQRPRQHPVARSMEACIGQKLQLIGDQFHREHLQLYHRNQRNQGPLLWRLATALLSLLFDRGFIAGGGGAGRR